The Enterobacter asburiae sequence AGGCAATCATGACGGAGGTAGCCGTATAGCTCGCGGGTACCACCACGCGCAGCTGCGCCCGCGACTGCGGGGTAATCACAAAAACCGCCGGTTTGTCGCCGGCACGGGTCAGCGCGGATGCGGGAAGGGTGTACCCGTGCGGGGCTGACGATGGCAACGTGACGGTAACGCTGGCACCCAGCGCCATGGCCGACGGCGGGTTTTGCAGGGTGGCTCTGACGCGCCAGGTGCGGGTCTGAGGATCGGCCTGCGGGGTGATATCCCGCAGCACGGCAGACGCCTGTACTGACGGGGCGCTGAGAAGGGAAACCCGCAACACCGCCTTATCCAGAGGCGGGATCGCATCGGGAGTGGCAATATCAAACATCACATCGCGTTCTTCCCCGGTCGCCAGCGTCAGCACGGACTGAGCGTCGCTGACAACCTGTCCCACAGAGGCGTTCACGGCCGTGATGATGCCCGCTTGTGGCGCGATCAGGCGCGTCCAGCCGAGGCTTTCGCGGGCATTTCGCCGCGCGGCCTCGCTGCTTTTTAAGCGCGCGCGGGCGACAAGCCAGTCCGCACGGGCGCTGTCGA is a genomic window containing:
- a CDS encoding efflux RND transporter periplasmic adaptor subunit, which encodes MSDEFFLSLRHCLHHLYGVARTLSWLHFLPLALLALAIFPLTGCGDKHENKPVPARAVRYVVVGTDQTLPALERTGEIHAHDETTLSFRTGGRILTRSVDIGDRVTAGQLLATLDNTTGQNQLDSAEADYEGAKASAQVAALNVSRMQKLMPTGAIARTQLDSARADWLVARARLKSSEAARRNARESLGWTRLIAPQAGIITAVNASVGQVVSDAQSVLTLATGEERDVMFDIATPDAIPPLDKAVLRVSLLSAPSVQASAVLRDITPQADPQTRTWRVRATLQNPPSAMALGASVTVTLPSSAPHGYTLPASALTRAGDKPAVFVITPQSRAQLRVVVPASYTATSVMIASGLEPGDRVITAGVSTLRSGEPVMAGEVQP